The stretch of DNA AAAAGCAGTAGTATGGATCTATTGTTCACTTTcaagtactcccttcattttttttggtccgcatataagatttgtctcaaGTCAAACATAGTAAAGTTTGACTGAGATTATaggaaaaatatcaacattcatcaCAATATAAAATCGATATCATTAGatgcccccgcaaaaaaaaaggtactccctctgttcacttttataagaccttgaagacatttcagacaatgtataAAACAACTCATTTTGAGTTGTCTGAAATgatttacaaaagtgaacggagggagtataattagaTGCATCAATTGAATTAACTTTCATATTGTATATCTCTAGTATTGTAGATGATAATTTTGTATATAATTATGattaaactttatgaagtttgacttaagacaaatcttatatgcaagtACAATAAAAAAGAAACGAGAGAGTACTTAGTAGTCATTTCAGTTTCTTTACAGGTTAATGCCTCAATGGCCTTATTTAGTATGGCAATGGGCCTCCTATCTGCCCAGCTACGATCAGTTTCTTTACAGGATAGAGTTCTTGGTGACTGAAAAACTACAGACTGCATGTATGTACATGTTCGACAGATCTCAATAGTTGGTTTTTATAGGTTTAAACAGATTGGACACACACAAATATACACAATTTGGATGCTAAGACGGTCAACTTTCGATCTTCACTAGCTTCTCTCAAGGCTTCATTTATCCGTATGTGCAGCTTATTAGTGCTTGTATGTCAAAATATTTGAATCAAGAGAGGGAAGTGATTTCGTACCGCACAATTAGTTGCCGTATAAAGTTTTAAATTAGTTAAGTCTGATATTTTCCTAAACCTCAGTCGCCCCAGATTGCATTACTATCCTGAAATTGTGCAATATATTTAGTGCTATGATAGTGTACTATTGTTTCCCTCGGGTCTTCTATTAAGTTTGCATATTCTTTTCCAGCGGCCGATCTTCCCATTCAGACAATCTTTCTGCTTCCATCTTTGACAACAGGTAAATCAATTTGTTCTTTGCTTATAGTACTAAAGTACTACCTACTAATCACCATATATATTCCCAGTACGGTCTATAGATGTATGCATACACATTTGCTGTTCAACCAAGTCGTAGCTACATATGGAAAATATGAAGAACACTGCCATAAGCACGCATATGTTCGTGCAATATATCTAGTACTCTCATGGGTACACTGATATGTCTGACGGCCATATCATATATAGTAACACAACCAAGATGCATGGTGAGAACACCTACAAATGAGTCTTCACAAGTCCTGTACAAAGTCTCTCCAGTCCAACTCTCTAGAAGCACACTCCAAGCCTCATGCCGCTGACCTGAAAAGGAGGAGGCGATAAAATTTTGAATTTTCGCTGCTACAAAATTATTTCCACTCATAGCAACCATACACAGATTGAAAAATGATTAGAACCATATAACCGAGAGACAGTTACATATGTGAAAATCATCCACCCAACTTTGGAGTGAGGTGGGGATTCTCTCTGAATAAATACTTGCTTCTGAGAGACATCTACATAAGCTTTCATATTACTGAACATAAAACTAAGGTTTTCACTCGAACTCCAACGGACTGACAGCAAGCAATTCAAAGAACAAGGAGGTATACAATACAAGAACAGAGAACAGGGGGAATCGAAAGAACAAGGAGGTATACAAGAACAGAGAACAGGGGGAATCGAAAATCTTGTATACCTCAAATGACTTGGGTGCATATATATATGACTAGAAGGAATGTGTGCTGAAAATAGTACAGCTTGAATCAGCTAATTAACATGCTGATCGAACTATGGCAAACAATAAAAGGAGAGAGAAAACACACTCACCAATTATAATACTATAACATAATCAACACAAACGCTGGCCACTAATGGGGGATATGGCATCCGATGTTGCAGTTGTAAAATTTGATTCTCCGCCGAAGACTAGGCACTGTCCGTCCACAGATGTTTACTGATAATGCCAAGGGGCAAATCAGCTGTTTGAGTTTCAGTGTATTCAAAGGCATGTTGCTGATATAGCTTATTAGGCATTTCATTACTCAATATTTGTTTAGCTAGGTGCAGTTATAGTAAATTTACCATCACCAGATCAACTTTGGGGAAAATAGCACAATACTGCTAGTAGGCGGTAGACTGTAGTACACGAATTAGCATAAGTGTAGAATTGCCTTTGTTGTACTTCAAACAGTAACAGTCAGTTTGCAAGCAGACATGACAGATGACCTTTTTAAGATCTTCAGTCAAGCTGCATATATGGCCCATTAGGCATTTATGTCATGAGGATTTGTTAAGCCAGATGTATTTATACTATAATATAAAAACTAAAGAACTATGAATCTATGAGAAGATGTTAAGAAATGCAGTATGATTCCTTTTGGTCCATAGAAGTTCCAATGGGAAAAGAAATTTCAGTACAAAGGATATTATTTGGTCATTCAGAAATCTGTACCAAGGGAACATGAAGGTACTCATTATACGAGGAGATTTCACTCTGGTAAGGCGGTAACCAGATCACACTCACTCAGATCCTAATTTTCAGTCAAACCGATCACAACCTTACCATCTACCAGCACCCAATTACAAGAACCACCAATGAAGAAAAGATTATTCAAGTTTTTCACAAAGCACCAAAAGAGCAAGTATGTCATTCTGCTACCACTTAACATGACAGCATTCTCATCCTTGAAAAGGCACAGGCATATGCAAGAAAAGGGAAATAAACTGGCTGCAAGGTAGTTGAATCTGAATGACAAGGACAAAAAGCAAAAGAGATCATCCAGCCCAAGGAAGGAGGAGGGATTAGTCATGTTAATAATGAAGGAGACACATTTTCGTAAAACAGTTCAGATACCTCAACTTGCATGCAGAAGATAAGCTTACCTGCTCAACCAATACATCACAATAGCATATCTAACTGAACAATTGCTTTGTGTATCGTGCCCATCGTGTCATCCACCAATGACTCACAACTTTAGCTCCATCGTGTCCACCACCAATGCCTGTTTTACAAACATAAGAATTCAAACAACCAATGACTTTCCAAAGAAAAAACCAAATAGATACAAGGAGGCATCAACTACATATTAACATAAACTCGTAGCTGTAATATGAAACGATGAAATGAACCCCATTTATTGGGAAAAAAATAACGGTATAAATGAGCTTTTCACTTGCAGCAGGACTCTACTGCAAGTGATAATGGACAATTATTTGTAAATTGCATACCAAGTCCCAGTTATGGATTTCAGATTATTAGCAAGATCAGCAGAGATAACAATATTGAAATACAGTACAGAAATTTAACTAGTTGTTAAGCTTCCAAATGTACCAATTGAGCTACTATTTGACATTGCAGTTGGTTCAAGCTAACTTTAAATTTTTAATATAGTTGTCTTCAACTTCAAAATGCTATGTATCCCATCTTGAAACAAAAACTGCACTGCAGCTATGTGCTAACACTACCATGATACAGCTCTTGCATATTTCAGTAGGCAAGCAAGAGTGAAACTTTGTTCAGTTATATTATAGAAAGAATAAGCCAATCTCGGTGTCCATTGAAACGAAAACATGATATGAGTATGACAACTACTTAAAATCGTTAATTTCACACGGAAGAATGTGAACAACATGTAATCAAAAATAAACTCTGTTTTGCCATATCCAGAGTGTAAATGAATGCTAGTACCTGGAGGATAGGCAATTTCAAATGGATGGTACCAAGAATCGAGACTAGTCTTAGAGAGCTTCTTGAACCGCCATGACTCAAGATGGACCATGAAGACACCAACAACTGTCCAGAAGAACACCACATTGTTTTCCTCGGCATACCCTATCACCTGTGGGGGATCTTTCTTTGGATTTAGTCGAAGTAACTTGTCCAGCTCAATACTTCTCCCTGGCTCCCATATCATAACACCGTCGCGATTGGGCTTCAGACTCCATAATTCGGCGGTAAAGCCGAATAAGAAGAGGAAACCCATCCCACCACCCTCTGCTCGCATAACCGCGAATTTGACAGGACTGAGCGGGGTGTAATAATCCCCTGGCAGCAGCCTCAGATCTAGGCTCTTCCTGTTCAAATCAAACTTGAGGATACTTCTCGAACCCGCCATGGTAAGCGACCAGTGAAGGCAATCCCCTGCCAGCACAGCGGGCTGGGACCTGAAAATGAACAAACCCTCGGATGGAAGCGGCGCCGAGATGAAATCGCCCCATGCGCCGGTCTCCGACGAGTAAACGCAGGCGAGCACTGTTCTAGGCTGCTTCCCGTTGCTGCCTACCATGACCACCCGGAAGTGGTCGACGTCTCCGGCGGCGCGAAGCACCGCGCCGCTGATATCACCCTTGCCCCCCTGGAACTCGAAATCCGGGGGAACGGCCAGGAGGCGCTGGTGGCCGGCGACGGGATCCCACACCAGGACCTCGAACCGGATCTTGTGGAAGAAGAGCCCGAGGCCGTGGCGCCATCCTAGGGCCATGTAGCAGCCGTCGAGCTCCAAGGAGAAGAGTCCGCGGGGGAGGCGGTAGGGGGCGCCCGGAGCTGGCTCGAAGGTGATGCTGTAGCCATCGtcgccgtcgtcgttgtcgtcgtcgccgctgtcgtcgtcgtcgccgtcgtcgtcgctgtcgctgtcgCCGCCGTGGTCGATGAAGAAACCGAGGAAGGGAGGGCCGTGgcggtggcggatgcgggagcAGCGTCGGAATTGGGGGTCGGAGAGGAAGAGGAGGCGGCGCAAGCAACTGCATGCCACGGAGTCGCGCGGGAGGACGGGGGGGCTGCATACGAGGGGATCTTTGCCTTTCTGCTCTGGCGCCGGCGGCGatctggggaggaggcggcggaggaggctggccgccgtCATCTCGCCCTCCGGCCGGCTGTGCTCAGTTGGTGCGGGCTGTGAGTGTGACCGAAGCGCGTGTGGTCCGACGATAGCCGTGTGAATGGGGATTTAGCCAAGTGATTCTTGACAAGTCGGGCGCAAGTGCATAGGCTAATAAGTAGACAATTGTTGCATGATCAGATAATTACATGGTGTGTAGATCCATGGGAGAAATTTTGGAGGTCCAACTAAAATTACCAACTGTGTTTAGAAATTCTCGAGGTCCAAATCAAATTCTTGCGAGCTAAAATGAATGTTAACGAGAAGATTATAAGGTTTGTACCCATTACAAAAGGGGAAGAGAAGGAGTGGTACCAAGTGAAGTATGAAAAACTTCCTATCTTTGGTGGCAACTGCGGTCTGCTTTGTTGTTTTCATCAAGAATGTGGCGACGGTGAACATGACAAAACCTGTCTTGAGTGGGGTAATTTTATCCTAGCAGATGTGGGTAGATGCAGAAGTCGAGGAAGTGGTGGTCATGGTCCTGAAGGTGTACAAGATTCTGATGGAAACTTAGGTGGATTCACCGAAAGAGGTAGAGGTGCGGGAATTGAAGATACAGGCCACGGACAAGGGCTTATGGGTGTTGACGTAATTCCTACTAGTAGATGGCGGTTTAATGGGCTGTTGCGGAATAATAATTATGATGCTTTGAAATGCACGTAATCTGAATGCTAGAAATGATGGTAATGGGAGACAAGATGTTGGAATGCACGATGAAATATTTTGGGAAAGAGAGCTACTGAGAATTCTAATTCAAACGAAGGCACCATTGTTCATGTTGGAATGCACGATGAAATATTTTGGTAACCCGGCAATACAAGTCCCCCTTCCGACTACTGAAGGCACCACTGTTCATGTTGCTAAAAACACTATTGTGGCAATTATGGTGGATCAGTTTGAGGAGAGACAGAAGAAGGACATACCTCAGGGGAACCCCTCTAGAAAAGCGCAAACAAAAATAAATTTAAGGGAACTGTTGGAGTGGTAGTAAATAGTACCAGTGCAAGTTCAATCCATGAATCGAAAGGCTCCCTGAAGGGGTACCGCCGAGAGCAATGAAAAACATGAGATGGAATTGTCATGGTACTCCTAGACCTCAAGGGGCGAGTGAGTGCGGATGTGACTTTCCTCTCGATATCTCGCTTGAATAAGGATAAATCTAATTTCTTAGGAAAAAAGTTAGGTTTTGATGATTTGTACATCCAAGAAAGTGACGGTAGGGCGGGGTGCTTGTTTTGTTTTTCAACCATATTAATAAAGTGGAGTTAAACTATCTGTCATCCAATTTCATTGATGTTGTTTTTATGATTGGTGTTGAGGTTGATTGGAGGTTGTAGGGTTCTATGGGTACTCTTCTTGGGATCAACGACATTTGTCTTGGAATTGTTTGCATGACCTTCATAATAAAGCATCATATCCATGGGCTGGCCGTCATCTCGTCTCTCCCTCCCCACTGCTGACTGTTGTGCAGATGGGGACGTGAAGTCGAGTGCGCCCGTCACTCGACTAATAAACCAAGCTGGCTAAACcagccggttttcttcttcaaggcaaAGCCCACCGtattcttcttttctttcttctcaCAATGCCATTTTTTCTTCATATTGCGAGTCCCATTCAAGGCGATAATAAGATCGAACGGAAAAAAGTATTCAATCAAGTGTATTGCCGAGCAATGAAATGTTCCATGACATAGGAATTTTGAAGTATCTTGTTGGCCTCCACTTCCAAGAAATTATCTGTTATCTTTGACGAATAATACCTCATCTCATTCTCCAGCGTGTGGGTCAAAGAGCTCCTGCACAATAGTTTTAAAACAATTGTTCCCCTTCTTGCGATCACCTTTCTAGATGTGTTTACTAAATCGATAGTAGTTTTATAACATATTAATTTTCTCACCATTTTCAACTCTTTAGATATAATTGTGCCTGATGGCGAATGCCACCTCCTTGGTGGCGTCGTCATGCTACTAAAGATGCTCAGCTCCTTGTCCCTCAAGGTGTCCCTCTTCCTCTCAGAAGTAGGAATATGATAAGAGGCTTGTCAGGGTTATCAAAGGATGATGATCTCCAACTCCTGTGTGTTTGGATACTCTACGATGGGTGTATTGAGAGGATCGCTGGATCCCATCGCATGCTTGCCTGTAGTCAGACCCCAGGAGAAGATGGCTGCACCAAGAGTATTTCTGGATGGGCTTGTTGAGGTACTCAACGTCCTTGGGGTGATCCTAAGAATGAAATGCAATGT from Triticum dicoccoides isolate Atlit2015 ecotype Zavitan chromosome 6A, WEW_v2.0, whole genome shotgun sequence encodes:
- the LOC119314396 gene encoding uncharacterized protein LOC119314396: MTAASLLRRLLPRSPPAPEQKGKDPLVCSPPVLPRDSVACSCLRRLLFLSDPQFRRCSRIRHRHGPPFLGFFIDHGGDSDSDDDGDDDDSGDDDNDDGDDGYSITFEPAPGAPYRLPRGLFSLELDGCYMALGWRHGLGLFFHKIRFEVLVWDPVAGHQRLLAVPPDFEFQGGKGDISGAVLRAAGDVDHFRVVMVGSNGKQPRTVLACVYSSETGAWGDFISAPLPSEGLFIFRSQPAVLAGDCLHWSLTMAGSRSILKFDLNRKSLDLRLLPGDYYTPLSPVKFAVMRAEGGGMGFLFLFGFTAELWSLKPNRDGVMIWEPGRSIELDKLLRLNPKKDPPQVIGYAEENNVVFFWTVVGVFMVHLESWRFKKLSKTSLDSWYHPFEIAYPPGIGGGHDGAKVVSHWWMTRWARYTKQLFS